CATTAGGCATAGAAATAcactgttttaattttaattgagataactcaaatattggttGATATAGGGGGTATGAGGTCACCCGGAAGTTAGAAGATCTTTATATCAGGTATATAGAATCAAGAAAGTATTAACCTGATTgaaccatttttgatacacataCTATTATTAGGAAAGGATTCTTtcagaattttaattgtatatcccatacattcaCCGATgatttcgatcaaaagtcaactatagatactggggtccacatattcggtacctaggagctGGAACAGTTTTGGGTTggttttggacaatttttggtcataaggtggcatactgtaaagacattattcgtatAAAGTTTTATCCCGCTTTTTTTAAAACTCTTGAAAACATGCGTTCCTTTCTGCTCCCCAGTGTGCATTTGAACattcacacaaacatatgtactacataatAACTAACTGCTTCACTACTGAGCTCGTTGTAATTTTAAGAGTGCCAAATTAAGTAGCAAGACACCAAGAAATCACAATTTAATTCATAAAGAAGGTGTGAGTTTAACTAGCAAAAAGGAAAACATTGTTCATGAACTATTGTATCAGAGTATTAAACATAATTgttaacttttaataataaaatttattttaggtcTAAATGTCTGGTTCATATTTCCTGAAACCGATTTTTCTGCAGACGACACCGTATTGAAGATCTGGACTTTAATACTACTGGAAGTAAAACGAAAGAGCTCATTAAGTGCCTTTCGAAATCAGGACCGGCCCTAAAAAAAGTCCgtgaattcacaaaaaattattttcaaagaagaATTTACACAGAAGTGGAAAAAGTTAGTTTTAAAGTGTTTAAATTAAAGCACActatgaatttataatttttattgttagatTTCCGATAAGACAACTTGTGCTAAGTGCGTTGCATGTCATCGAGTGAGTAGAGGAAGCGGTGAAGTGACTACAAATTTCATCAAACATTTGCAAGTCAAGCATAGTGAAtgttttaaaacatacaaaagttataaaataggTAGCCCTTTTGGCGGTAACATGCAATCTGAGTTCGATGGTAAACTGTTACATGCAATGATTGATTGTTCATTGCCCCGTTCCATTCTGGAAAAGAAATCCTTTATAGATCTTTTTCAAAGTACAGGTATGAAGCTGATGTGTAGGCAAAGAGCGGCTAAGAAATTGGAAACAAAATATTCCATCATGatggaaaatgtaaaagaaaacatGGTTtgctctaaatattttttactacagCAGATGTTTGTCTGGAAATCATAGAAGCTTCCTTGATACGTATCATTGGCTTACAGACAATTTCGAACGCAAATCGGCAGCTTTGGCATGTAGAAGAATTTGTGGAGCACACACCGCGGGAAATATTGCTCAGATGATTACTGAGATCAACATTGCCTTTGGTTTGAACAGCTCAAACATTGTCTTGACCATTACGGACAAcggttcaaattttttaaaagcgttCAGAGATTATGGTGTGGGAAATGACTTTTTCGAAGATGAAATTAATGACGAAATGCCAGACTTTGATAATGAAAGTTTGTTGCCCACACATCAGAGATGTTGCAGCCATACTCTGAATTTGCTTGCTTCAaccgatttcgataaaattttaaaaactgagcAGCCACTGTATATCCAGCATAAGATGGTAAGTCGCAAAACAAATGgtattattttgcattaaaaaaataatcgttgaaattgaaaaaatgtaacgaaacatttttttttaatgcaatagaaaacgttttgtaattgtgaaaatatgtttaatgttaatttttttagacattcGATAAATGCTACAACTTGTGGAAGAAGTGCAAGTGGCCAAAGTCGTCGGAAATAATTGAAGGGCACCTGGGATCATCGTTGGTTTTGCCCGTTGTTACTCGTTGGAACTCATTGCATGACGCAGTTAAAAAACTACTTTgctacaaagaaaaattaaataatctgTGTGATAAGTTGACTTTGCCACAGTTTTCTGCAAGAGACGTACAGTACCTGGAAATGTACAATTTGGTAATGGAACCAATTACAAAGGCCCTAGACTTTCTTCAAGGAGAAAGCAACATTAACTATGGTATTTTCATCTTTTggttctttaaaatataaatttatattcatattattaCAGGATTTTTAATACCAACTCTTGTGACACTGAGCAATAGGCTGCATAAGCTATGTAGATCCCAGGAATTGCAACAATTATCAtctcttattttaaaaatggaacAGAGGTTAAGAGAAAGGTTCCAACCATATTTCATGTTGAAGCCTGAGGCAAATATTGCAATTGCAGCAACAGTGCTAACTCAAAGCATCAAAATGAAATGGGTCAAGGTGTTGCTGAGATTAAATCCGGAATTGCCAGAATTAACTGTCGAAAATATAACCAGCAGAGTTTTAGAAACACTTTACAGGTTTTAcgccaaaaattgtaaaacatttaattttgaaagaaaaattaataatgtgtCGACTATGcccgatttttttgatttcagtgATGATGGTGAGCTTATGCgtacattaattttgtttttcattttaaagatTTGACTTTGCAGATGATGAAATTGAAGTAAGTTCTTCTCTACAAGAACAGATTAAAGTTGAC
This genomic interval from Bactrocera neohumeralis isolate Rockhampton unplaced genomic scaffold, APGP_CSIRO_Bneo_wtdbg2-racon-allhic-juicebox.fasta_v2 ctg5651, whole genome shotgun sequence contains the following:
- the LOC126767346 gene encoding uncharacterized protein LOC126767346: MITEINIAFGLNSSNIVLTITDNGSNFLKAFRDYGVGNDFFEDEINDEMPDFDNESLLPTHQRCCSHTLNLLASTDFDKILKTEQPLYIQHKMTFDKCYNLWKKCKWPKSSEIIEGHLGSSLVLPVVTRWNSLHDAVKKLLCYKEKLNNLCDKLTLPQFSARDVQYLEMYNLVMEPITKALDFLQGESNINYGFLIPTLVTLSNRLHKLCRSQELQQLSSLILKMEQRLRERFQPYFMLKPEANIAIAATVLTQSIKMKWVKVLLRLNPELPELTVENITSRVLETLYRFYAKNCKTFNFERKINNVSTMPDFFDFSDDDDEIEVSSSLQEQIKVDQRSVIKQQFFSYLNDNASADEIYQKYDLLREAFIFFNTPLTSSAPVERLFSFAGIVNSQRRQSLSDFSFEKLVVMKANCKYM